A single Dermacentor variabilis isolate Ectoservices chromosome 9, ASM5094787v1, whole genome shotgun sequence DNA region contains:
- the LOC142557010 gene encoding uncharacterized protein LOC142557010, which produces MTSSYRVRTIPTRTVTTVRRQLIDDDGDFFDFPKARSGGSEFTTVRHRVTPGGGIVTTTTTTTTTPRRVIRDVSLDGMDADPFFARDVSRPSRTKDLEEFKVSFDIGLQFKPDDLSVKTRNGMVFITAKRTDGNITREFDRKVPLPDGVDPLTVRALLSPTGVLTIRSPRNLSSRYTSSIYERHVPVRMSLY; this is translated from the exons ATGACGTCATCGTACCGGGTGCGCACCATCCCCACGCGCACGGTGACCACCGTGCGCCGTCAACTgatcgacgacgacggcgacttCTTCGACTTCCCTAAGGCGCGCTCGGGTGGCTCCGAATTCACCACGGTGCGCCACCGAGTCACGCCAGGTGGCGGCATCGTCACCACAACAACGACGACCACCACGACGCCGAGGCGCGTCATCCGCGACGTCAGCCTGGACGGCATGGATGCCGACCCGTTCTTCGCGCGCGACGTCTCCAGGCCTTCCCGGACCAAGGACCTCGAGGAGTTCAAG GTGTCCTTCGACATCGGACTGCAGTTCAAGCCGGATGACCTGTCGGTGAAGACACGCAACGGCATGGTCTTCATCACGGCCAAGCGCACCGACGGCAACATCACGCGCGAGTTCGACCGCAAGGTGCCGCTGCCTGACGGCGTCGACCCCCTCACCGTGCGCGCCCTGCTCAGCCCCACGGGCGTGCTGACGATCAGGTCCCCGCGGAACCTGTCCTCGCGGTACACCTCGAGCATCTACGAGCGCCACGTGCCCGTCCGCATGAGCCTGTACTAA